A genomic region of Pongo pygmaeus isolate AG05252 chromosome 7, NHGRI_mPonPyg2-v2.0_pri, whole genome shotgun sequence contains the following coding sequences:
- the LOC129042469 gene encoding LOW QUALITY PROTEIN: 26S proteasome regulatory subunit 10B-like (The sequence of the model RefSeq protein was modified relative to this genomic sequence to represent the inferred CDS: inserted 1 base in 1 codon): MADPSDKALQDYRKKLLEHKEIDGRFKELREQLKELTKQYEKSENDLKALQSVGQIVGEVLKQLTEEKFIVKATNGPRYVVGCRRQLDESKLKPGTRVALDMTTLTIMRYLPRKVDPLVYNMSHEDPGNVSYSEIGGLSEHIRELREVIELPLTNPELFQRVGIIPPKGCLLYGPPXTGKTLLARAVASQLDCNFLKVVSSSIVDKYIGESARLIREMFNYARDHQLCIIFMDEIDAIGGRRFSEGTSADREIQRTLMELLNQMDGFDTLHRVKMIMATNRPDTLDPALLHPGRLGRKIHIDLPNEQARLDILKIHAGPITKHGEIDYEAIVKLSDGFNGADLRNVCTEANMFAIRADHDFVVQEDFMKAVRKVADSKKLESKLDYKPV, from the exons ATGGCGGACCCTAGCGATAAGGCGCTTCAGGACTACCGCAAGAAGCTGCTTGAGCACAAGGAGATCGACGGCCGTTTTAAGGAGTTAAGGGAACAATTAAAAGAACTTACCAAGCAGtatgaaaagtctgaaaatgatCTGAAGGCCCTACAAAGTGTTGGGCAGATTGTGGGTGAAGTGCTTAAAcagttaactgaagaaaaattcaTTGTTAAAGCTACCAATGGACCAAGATACGTTGTGGGTTGTCGTCGACAGCTTGACGAAAGTAAGCTGAAGCCAGGAACAAGAGTTGCTTTGGATATGACTACACTAACTATCATGAGATATTTGCCAAGAAAGGTGGATCCACTGGTTTATAACATGTCTCATGAGGACCCTGGGAATGTTTCTTATTCTGAGATTGGAGGGCTATCAGAACATATCCGGGAATTAAGAGAGGTGATAGAATTACCTCTTACAAACCCAGAGTTATTTCAGCGTGTAGGAATAATACCTCCAAAAGGCTGTTTGTTATATGGACCAC GTACGGGAAAAACACTCTTGGCACGAGCCGTTGCCAGCCAGCTGGACTGCAATTTCTTAAAGGTTGTATCTAGTTCTATTGTAGACAAGTACATTGGTGAAAGTGCTCGTTTGATCAGAGAAATGTTTAATTATGCTAGAGATCATCAACTATGCATCATTTTTATGGATGAAATAGATGCTATTGGTGGTCGTCGGTTTTCTGAGGGTACTTCAGCTGACAGAGAGATTCAGAGAACGTTAATGGAGTTACTGAATCAAATGGATGGATTTGATACTCTGCATAGAGTTAAAATGATCATGGCTACAAACAGACCAGATACACTGGATCCTGCTTTGCTGCATCCAGGAAGATTAGgtagaaaaatacatattgattTACCAAATGAACAAGCAAGATTAGACATACTGAAAATCCATGCAGGTCCCATTACAAAGCACGGTGAAATAGATTATGAAGCAATTGTGAAGCTTTCAGATGGCTTTAATGGAGCAGACCTGAGAAATGTTTGTACTGAAGCAAATATGTTCGCAATTCGTGCTGATCATGATTTTGTAGTACAGGAAGACTTCATGAAAGCAGTCAGAAAAGTGGCTGATTCTAAGAAGCTGGAGTCTAAATTGGACTACAAACCTGTGTAA